The Pongo abelii isolate AG06213 chromosome 21, NHGRI_mPonAbe1-v2.0_pri, whole genome shotgun sequence genome has a window encoding:
- the DEFB115 gene encoding beta-defensin 115, translated as MLPDHFSPLSGDIKLFVLALVVLVVLAQTAPDGWIRRYYYGTCRCRKSCREIERKKEKRGEKHICCVPKEKDKLSHIHNQKETSELYI; from the exons ATGCTGCCAGATCATTTCTCACCCCTCTCAGGAGACATTAAACTCTTTGTCCTGGCCTTAGTTGTCCTTGTGGTCCTGGCTCAGACTGCCCCAG ATGGATGGATCAGAAGGTACTATTATGGAACTTGCAGATGCAGGAAATCATGCAGAGAAattgagaggaagaaagaaaaacgtGGGGAAAAACATATTTGCTGTGTCCCTAAAGAAAAGGATAAACTATCACACATTCACAACCAAAAAGAGACAAGTGAGCTATATATCTAG